Proteins encoded by one window of Chondromyces crocatus:
- a CDS encoding helix-turn-helix domain-containing protein: MKTQYTLLSGETVEFIAPAGELGAFMRRVIAATKDPAVTDAELTELVHGPENPLLDATVVPGKVVATSETYRDPMFHVMLDCIARKRMPPGTSVATARARFTLTVPETATQLGISESAVRQAIYSGRLRAHKEGGTYYLDPISVGSYRVSRRGPRRRDAGGRSFPGGILEARIGSAPDASFRVKHTREEFEVEEKHGAEWVGTIPGGWHRIGVLGTSKERARFWEIEPAEGESVLHFEGFYLRGGFRILETVSVSARAREAFRHFRPK, encoded by the coding sequence CGAGTTCATCGCGCCCGCTGGCGAGCTGGGCGCCTTCATGCGGCGCGTCATCGCAGCGACGAAAGACCCCGCGGTGACCGACGCCGAGCTCACCGAGCTGGTTCACGGGCCCGAGAACCCGCTGCTCGACGCGACCGTCGTCCCTGGGAAGGTGGTCGCGACGAGCGAGACGTACCGCGACCCGATGTTCCACGTGATGCTCGACTGCATCGCCAGGAAGCGGATGCCGCCAGGAACGAGCGTCGCCACGGCACGCGCACGGTTCACGCTGACGGTGCCCGAGACGGCGACGCAGCTCGGGATCTCCGAGAGCGCGGTGCGGCAGGCGATCTACTCGGGGCGACTTCGCGCGCACAAGGAGGGCGGGACCTACTACCTGGACCCGATCTCGGTCGGCAGCTACCGCGTGAGCCGACGCGGTCCACGGCGGCGGGACGCCGGCGGGAGGAGCTTCCCCGGCGGCATCCTGGAGGCCCGGATCGGCTCTGCGCCAGACGCGAGCTTCCGCGTGAAGCACACGCGCGAGGAGTTCGAGGTCGAGGAGAAGCACGGCGCCGAATGGGTCGGAACGATCCCGGGCGGGTGGCACCGGATCGGTGTGCTCGGCACGTCGAAAGAGCGCGCACGGTTCTGGGAGATCGAGCCTGCAGAGGGAGAGAGCGTGCTCCACTTCGAGGGGTTCTACCTGCGTGGAGGCTTCCGGATCCTCGAGACGGTCAGCGTGTCGGCGCGTGCGCGCGAGGCATTCCGGCATTTCCGGCCCAAGTAG
- a CDS encoding thioredoxin domain-containing protein, which yields MQNATLVSALPGAAELPADLTRRLAEALTAKGPGYVPRTHHLKEGRPEYTNRLLLEGSPYLLQHAHNPVNWYPWGDEAFEDARRLDRPVLISIGYSTCHWCHVMEGESFEDVQIAQFLNENYVCIKVDREERPDVDAIYMSAVQALTGSGGWPLNVFLTPGRAPFFGGTYFPPRDGARGMRKGFLSILAELLTVYHQDRERIERAASDLSGIVRDLLSAQAVPADVDAPDASPIAAAMSAYKRSFDGTHGGLARAPKFPSQLPLRLLLRVSRRTGDADVLQMATLTLEKMASGGMYDQVGGGFHRYSTDPEWLVPHFEKMLYDNALLAVAYAEAHQATGRPDFARVTREVLDYVLREMTAPEGGFYSATDADSEGEEGRFFVWTPAELKEALGSEAERFMRYYGVTESGNFEGRNILHVREPDEAEHAALAAARSKLYALREQRIAPLRDDKILTSWNGLMISGFAAGALALGDARYAQAGSRAADFLLTHLRESGRLRRSFLNGKSQFNAYLDDYAFLIQGLLDLYEVTFEGRWLREALALAEVVETHHADPQTGGWFMTSDDHEQLLAREKPAYDGAEPSGNSVHLLNVLRLGELTSEDRFRTLGERAFKAFAPQLTERPLALSDMLLALDFWTDAPREIVLVWPDGDETPKALVDVLRKTFLPNRIVVGGTERALGELTAQVPLVEGKRALGGAPTVFVCERGRCEAPTTDPAVFADQLQVTKGY from the coding sequence GTGCAGAACGCCACCCTTGTGAGTGCATTGCCGGGCGCCGCTGAGCTGCCCGCAGACCTGACCAGACGCCTCGCGGAGGCACTCACCGCGAAGGGGCCCGGGTACGTGCCACGCACCCACCACCTGAAGGAGGGGCGGCCCGAGTACACCAACCGGCTCCTGCTGGAAGGCAGCCCGTACCTGCTCCAGCACGCGCACAACCCCGTGAACTGGTATCCGTGGGGCGACGAGGCGTTCGAGGACGCGCGGAGGCTCGATCGGCCGGTGCTGATCTCGATCGGCTACTCCACCTGCCACTGGTGTCACGTCATGGAAGGGGAGTCGTTCGAGGACGTGCAGATCGCGCAGTTCCTCAACGAGAACTACGTGTGCATCAAGGTGGATCGCGAGGAGCGCCCGGACGTCGACGCGATCTACATGAGCGCAGTCCAGGCGCTCACCGGCTCCGGTGGCTGGCCGCTGAACGTGTTCCTCACGCCGGGCAGGGCGCCGTTCTTCGGCGGAACCTACTTCCCGCCGCGGGACGGGGCGCGGGGGATGCGGAAGGGGTTCCTCTCCATCCTCGCCGAGCTGCTCACCGTGTATCACCAGGATCGCGAGCGGATCGAACGTGCTGCGTCGGATCTGTCGGGGATCGTCCGCGACCTGCTGTCAGCGCAGGCGGTGCCCGCCGACGTCGACGCGCCGGACGCCTCGCCCATCGCCGCGGCCATGAGCGCTTACAAGCGGAGCTTCGATGGGACCCATGGCGGGCTCGCGCGGGCACCGAAGTTCCCTTCGCAGCTCCCACTCCGGCTGCTGCTGCGCGTGAGCAGGCGGACGGGAGACGCGGATGTGCTCCAGATGGCGACGCTCACGCTCGAGAAGATGGCCTCGGGTGGGATGTACGACCAGGTCGGGGGTGGGTTCCACCGTTACTCGACCGACCCGGAGTGGCTGGTCCCTCATTTCGAGAAGATGCTCTATGACAACGCGCTGCTGGCGGTGGCCTACGCCGAGGCGCATCAGGCAACGGGTCGTCCGGATTTTGCACGCGTCACCCGCGAGGTGCTCGATTACGTACTGCGGGAGATGACGGCGCCCGAGGGTGGGTTCTACTCGGCCACCGATGCGGACTCGGAAGGAGAAGAGGGGCGCTTCTTCGTCTGGACGCCCGCCGAACTGAAGGAGGCGCTCGGCTCCGAAGCGGAGCGGTTCATGCGCTACTACGGCGTGACGGAGAGCGGCAATTTCGAGGGTCGCAACATCCTGCATGTCCGTGAGCCGGACGAGGCAGAACACGCTGCGCTCGCCGCTGCCCGGAGCAAGCTGTACGCGCTCCGTGAACAGCGCATCGCACCACTCCGCGACGACAAGATCCTGACGTCCTGGAACGGGCTGATGATCTCCGGGTTCGCAGCGGGCGCGCTCGCCCTCGGAGACGCGCGGTATGCACAGGCCGGCAGCCGGGCCGCCGACTTCCTGCTGACGCACCTGCGCGAGTCAGGGAGGCTGCGCCGGAGCTTCCTGAACGGCAAGTCTCAGTTCAACGCTTACCTCGATGACTATGCGTTCCTGATCCAGGGGCTCCTCGATCTGTACGAGGTGACCTTCGAGGGGCGCTGGCTTCGGGAGGCGCTGGCCCTCGCAGAGGTGGTCGAGACGCATCATGCCGACCCGCAGACGGGAGGCTGGTTCATGACCAGCGATGATCATGAGCAGCTCCTTGCGCGCGAGAAGCCGGCCTACGATGGAGCCGAGCCTTCCGGGAACTCGGTGCACCTCCTCAATGTGTTGCGTCTGGGAGAACTGACGTCCGAGGACAGGTTCCGGACGCTCGGAGAGCGAGCGTTCAAAGCGTTCGCTCCTCAGCTCACGGAGCGACCGCTGGCGCTCAGCGACATGCTGCTGGCGCTGGACTTCTGGACGGATGCGCCTCGGGAGATCGTGCTGGTCTGGCCGGATGGCGATGAGACGCCGAAGGCGCTCGTCGACGTACTCCGCAAGACGTTTCTTCCCAATCGCATCGTGGTGGGGGGCACGGAGCGAGCGCTCGGTGAGCTCACCGCGCAGGTGCCCTTGGTGGAGGGCAAGCGGGCACTGGGAGGAGCGCCCACGGTCTTCGTATGCGAGCGTGGTCGCTGTGAAGCGCCGACCACCGATCCAGCGGTGTTCGCGGATCAGCTGCAGGTGACGAAGGGGTACTGA